From the genome of Pseudonocardia sp. EC080619-01:
GACAGGACGAGGCTGGCCGTCGAGGACCCGACGCCGAACTCCGCCGACAGCGTCGGCAGGAGGCCCTGCACGCTGTAGACCAGCACGAACGTCGCCACCCCTGACAGCCACAGCGCCGCGCCGAGGCGCAGGAAGCCCGGCGTCCCACGCTCGTGCGGGGGCGCGAGGCGGGTGCCGGTCCCGGTGTCTCCGGTGGTGGGACGTTCGGTCGTTGTCATCGCACACGACCGTAGGCGCGGGTGGTCGCATGCGTCCAATGCATGGTTTCACCGGATAAGATGCGGATGTGCATGAGTCGTTGGCGCCCGCGCTGCACCGGTTCGTCGCGGTCGCGCAGGACGGTCACCTGACGCGGGCGGCGGAGCGGATCGGCGTCCCGCAGCCCACGGTGTCGCGGGCGATCGCGCGGCTGGAGGACGAGCTCGGCGTCGCGCTGTTCCGCCGGGTCGGGCGCGGGCTCCGGCTCACCCCGGCCGGGCGGACGCTGCTGCCCCGTGCCGAGGCCGCGCTCGCCGAGCTGACCGCGGCCGCCGCGGAGCTCGCCGGTGACGCCGACCCCCGGACCGGGCGGGTCGCCTTCGGATTCCTCGGCACGCTCGGGACCGAGGTGGTGCCGCGGATCCTGCGCGGGTTCCGGGAGGCCCACCCGGGCGTCCGGATCGAGCTGGTGCAGAGCCGGCACGCCGTGCTGCTGGACCGGGTCCGGGAGGGCACCGTCGACCTGGCCCTGACCTCGCCGTTGCCCGACGAGCCCGGGCTCACCTCGACCGGCCTGGCCGAGGAGGAGCTGCGCCTGGTCGTGCCGGCCGGGCACCGCCTGTCGCGGCGGGTGGACGTCGATCTCGCCGAGGTCGCCGACGAGCCGTTCCTGCTGTTCGCGCGCGGTTACGGCCTGCACGGCACCGTGGAGGCGTGGTGCGAGGAAGCGGGCTTCCGGCCGCGCCGGGCCTTCGAGGGCGGCGAGACCGCGACGCTGCGGGGGCTCGCCGGTGCCGGTCTCGGCGTCGCGTTGCTGCCCCGCGGCCCGGACGCACCGGGGGTCGTCCAGCTCCCGGTCCGGTCACCGCGCACGGTCCGCACGCTCGGGATGGTGCACGCCGCGGGCGACCGGCCGACCGCGCCCGTGCGCGACCTGCGCGCCTTCGTCGCCGAGCACGGGCCGGGTCTGCTCGCGCACGGCGACTGAGGACGCGGCGGGACCCCGCGCGGACGTTCGGAGGGCCCGGCGGGCCGGACGGTGCCCGGCCCGCCGGGTTACGGTCGTCGGCGTGAACCCGGTGATCGACGACGAGGGCCGCGAGCCGGCCGTCCCCGCCGAGGTGCGCCGGGTGGTGTCCCTGGTGCCGTCGCTGACCGAGGCCGTCGAGGCGACCGCGCCCGGCCTCGTCGTCGGGGCGACCGACTGGTGCACCCACCCGGCCGGCCTCGCCGCCGAGCGGGTGCGGGGCACCAAGAACCCGGACGTCGAGAAGATCGTCGCCCTCGCCCCCGACCTCGTCCTCGCCAACCAGGAGGAGAACCGCCTCCCGGACCTCGACGCGCTGCGCGACGCGGGCCTGCCGGTGTACGTCACCGACATCCGCGACGTCGACGGCGGGCTCGCCTCCCTCGGCCGGATGCTCGCCGCCTGCCGGCTCGCCGAGCCGGACTGGCTGCGCGAGGCACGGGAGCTGTGGGCCGCGATCGAGCCCGCGTCGCCGCGGCGCCGCGCCGTCGTCCCGATCTGGCGGAAGCCGTGGATGGCGGTCGGCTCGGACACCTTCACCGGCGCCGTCCTGGACCGGCTCGGGATCGGCAACGTCCTCGACGACTCCCCCGAGCGCTACCCGCGGTTCGACCCGGCCACGCTGCCCGAGCACGACCTGGTGGTCCTGCCCGACGAGCCGTACCTGTTCACCGCCGACGACGGCCCCGAGTCCTTCGACGCCCCGTCCGTGCTGGTCAGCGGACGCCTGCTGACCTGGTACGGGCCGAGCCTGGTCGAGGCGGCCCGGGAGCTGCCCGCGGCGTTCGGGCTCGCGGCTGCCTGAGCCGGTCGCGGACGACGTGTCGCTGCCTCACCGGGGTGGTCCTTCTGCAGAATCGCTGCGTCAGGAAGCGATCTGACGGACACGGACCACCCGGCCCGGCTCGGCCCGCCGTCCACGGGTACGTCCTTCTACGGAATCGCTTCCTC
Proteins encoded in this window:
- a CDS encoding LysR family transcriptional regulator, whose protein sequence is MHESLAPALHRFVAVAQDGHLTRAAERIGVPQPTVSRAIARLEDELGVALFRRVGRGLRLTPAGRTLLPRAEAALAELTAAAAELAGDADPRTGRVAFGFLGTLGTEVVPRILRGFREAHPGVRIELVQSRHAVLLDRVREGTVDLALTSPLPDEPGLTSTGLAEEELRLVVPAGHRLSRRVDVDLAEVADEPFLLFARGYGLHGTVEAWCEEAGFRPRRAFEGGETATLRGLAGAGLGVALLPRGPDAPGVVQLPVRSPRTVRTLGMVHAAGDRPTAPVRDLRAFVAEHGPGLLAHGD
- a CDS encoding helical backbone metal receptor, which produces MNPVIDDEGREPAVPAEVRRVVSLVPSLTEAVEATAPGLVVGATDWCTHPAGLAAERVRGTKNPDVEKIVALAPDLVLANQEENRLPDLDALRDAGLPVYVTDIRDVDGGLASLGRMLAACRLAEPDWLREARELWAAIEPASPRRRAVVPIWRKPWMAVGSDTFTGAVLDRLGIGNVLDDSPERYPRFDPATLPEHDLVVLPDEPYLFTADDGPESFDAPSVLVSGRLLTWYGPSLVEAARELPAAFGLAAA